The genomic region AACTGTAAGCCAGCCTAGCTTCCTGTGTCAAGGGGATCGCCTGGGGGAGCAgctattaagagaacaaaggaaacggGCTCCGTGCAAGAGGACAACTGGGTGGCCCCAATCCCTCAGTGCAGAGATAGAAGGACAAAGCCTCAGTTTAGAGTGAAAGGGGGCAGTCATGAGGCTCCGAAGGAAAGTTAAGAACATCGCTACTAGCAAAAGGTCACAGcctctatagcctacatatactGTAGTGGGGGCATTCAAAAGGAGAGTTGCCATAGCAATCTGTAGTTAAAAGTAGAACTCAACAAGTTTgtggtcttcctaaaaaaaagttcaacaactttcagagtgtcctggtttttcctttttgaaagcgGGTTGGCACTCACAGGGGcttagcaaggggggcggggggcagccccgggttccataatggagggggtgacaaattatcagggaacaaatttatttatttttttgaattttttatttgaaaatgcctgctccgaaggtcttatcttactatactagggattatatagctatatatgaaatttcatgcatatcggttaatatcttgaccctcctccaccaaaatagctgttcacttggctgttttcctatgtcatgaaggctgaaatttcagttcagagaacacttactgttcccaaccctaaccctgtggaaagccatctaattagaatctgagatgtttttaggaggtaatttaattattgtttgattttataccaatgttatgtaccggtatctgatgttagccaccctgagcccgactttggcgggggagggtgggatataaataaaagtttattattattattattattattattattattaattgttgttattcctttgtaagaaaatatgaaataacgtaaaaccattttggcgggggggatcaatgggggggttgacaagaaattttctgcaccaggtaccacctgaccttcccatgcctcgggggggggtaccaatttaccttgctacgcccctgggcactCAGTAAGTAAAACTCACAGCCCTTTATAGCATAATGATCAGCAACAAACCAGGCAGTTCTAGGGTTGGGGAAATTCTAGCCGGTTTTAAGGGGCGTCTTTAGGGTTCAGGGCCTTCCAGAAAGGAAACAAGAGGCACCTCCAAACTCTTCTGGGGTCATGGACAGGCTGCCCATCGTGGGTTTTTCTGTGTTTAGAACATTTTTCATCCTGAGATTATGTCCCTCCAGATTTCCAGACATAAGAAGGGCTCCCAAAGAGGCTTTAATTTCATCAACTTTCTATTCAAATCATCACTGGACCCTTTTCAACTATGCAGAATataaatcttggggggggggacttgggttTTCTGCAGCCATTCCACCAGTCTGACTTGGGACAGTGGCTCTCCTCGTCTTGGGGTGTTTGGGCTCTGCATGAGAGGGGACCCCGCCAAACAAGAGGAGAGGGGACCCCAAAGGGGCCTGCTCCTTCCCCCTCAAATGTCTATGCATGGCATTGGCCACGAATGCAGCAAAGCATGCTGGGCCCTGACAGGTAATTggggaaaacaaaatcaaaaattctttccaatagttaaggatctggtgacttctgtttcagtgtatctgaagaagtgtgcatgcacacgaaagctcataccaagaacaaactcagttggtctctaaggtgctactggaaagactttttgattttgttttgactatggcagaccaacacggctacccacctgtaaagggAATTGGGGGCCGCATTCAGTTCCCTATCTCCACACAGCCTTCCCCTAGAATCAGCCTTCCTTTGAGGGTTGACCCCGTCCCACAGGAACCGCACACTAACCCCAGGGAGTTTCTCTTCCAGAGTCGGACAGTCGAACCTGGTACGCCACCCTGGCATTGTTGGctgcctgcctcttccttctctccaCCGCCATAGGACTGGGGGTCCGATGTGAGTAGCGGGTGCCCCCTGCCCAAGCCCATTGAGCTGACAAATGGGGGAGGGTGGAAATGTCTGTGaagcaccctgagatctttggataaagggcagcatataaatttaatgaataaaatataataaatgtcGCAGGCATTTGATGCAGAGCTTTCCCTGGAGCCTGGGCTCAGAGAGGGTCTGCCTGGCGCCCTCCAGGTAGTCTtaaactccagttcccaccagccccaaccggcctggccagtggtcaggttCAAGGGGAGCTGGCGCCTCCCTGTCTCCTCTGatctatacccccccccccatttgtataTCTCTGAGCAGCCCGCCTTTGGGCACCCGCAGCGGAGCCTGGCTCCCCTTTGCCACGCTGCCTGCCTGGCCCCTGAAGGTCCCTCTGTCATGTCGCCCCTGCTTGTGCTCTGCAGACTGGCAGGTCTCACGGCAGCTGCAGCAGGCAAATGAAGGTGGCAGTGCCCTGGCACGGAGAATTGGCTCCCAGGAGGGCAGCCTGGCCCAGACCCGGGTCCAGCTGGAAGAGGCCAAGGAGGAGCTCCACTCCACCAACGGGACCCTCTGGAGCTGCTGGGCTGCTGGGAACAGGACCCAGGGGCAGATGAGGGAAGCCAACGAGAGCCTGATGCGCacgcagcaggagaaggagaagctgcagcaggagaaggaagagctggaacaggagaaggaagagctggaacaggagaaagagcagcagcaacGGGACAAAGCAAGActacaggaggagaaggagattgTTCAGCAGCAGTTGGAGGAGATGAGGAGAAAACTGGAGCTAGTTATAACTTGCCAACAGAAGGGTATGTCTGTTGCATTCAGATCAGGAGGCTGGCTGGGCTGGCCGGGCTCCCTGCGCACCATATTCTATCACCTGCCTCAGTCTGGTGGTGAAAGAGGATTGGGATCATACAGGGCAGGGTGGCCCAACCTCTAAGAGCACGTGGGCTGCAAGAGTACACACTGAATTAGATTTCCATACTGTATATTAAAGTGTTCACAATATAATCAATTTTATTTAATGTACacaattacagttgtaccttggatctcgaacgccttggctcccaaacaaatctgctcccaaacgatcgaaacctggaagtgagtgttccggtctACAAACGATTTTCAGAAACCAAATGTCCGATGCAGCTTACGcggtttccaattggctgcagaagccacgctttggtttcccaatattttggaagtcaaacagacttccggaacggattccgtttgacctCCGGGGTACGGCTGTAATatgtttaattaaatatatataattaaatacacAGTTAATACACA from Lacerta agilis isolate rLacAgi1 chromosome 11, rLacAgi1.pri, whole genome shotgun sequence harbors:
- the LOC117055248 gene encoding B-cell differentiation antigen CD72-like, encoding MSQGVTYADLRFVRTPPEKSQEKDPSEGELTYENIQGPPCQEERTPTPTQGTKESDSRTWYATLALLAACLFLLSTAIGLGVRYWQVSRQLQQANEGGSALARRIGSQEGSLAQTRVQLEEAKEELHSTNGTLWSCWAAGNRTQGQMREANESLMRTQQEKEKLQEEKEIVQQQLEEMRRKLELVITCQQKDCCPRGWKLFGWKCLWISPSSERKTWRKSKEVCEAISTRLLVLKPWTAEQLWGATFIDKTTLHLSKVCAGVTIGRKPTREYLVAP